Genomic DNA from Stigmatella erecta:
CGCTGCCTGCTGAAGATGGCCCGCAGCGGCTTGTAGCCGGTCCCCTTCATTCCCACCTTGCACGCGCGCAGGGCCCCGGCCGGGGCCTTGCCGCTGGGAGTCTGTTCAATGGAAGCCAGACAGCTTGCCCCCGCTCCGAGTGTCCAGGAAGTCACGGACCGGACGGGGTTCATGGCCCTTGCGTCCGAGTGGAACGCGCTCGTGGAGGCCACGGGCAACGAGGTGTTCTACCGGCACGAGTTCATTCGCATCTGGATCGACAACTTCGCCCCGGCCGCGCAGCTGCGCGTGTTGACCCTGCGGGACGGGGAGGGGCGCCTGGCGGCGGTGCTGCCGCTGATGGCCGAGCGGGTGCCGATGTATGGCATCCCCGTCCGGCAGCTCTCGGCCACGGCCAACCCCCACTCGTGCCGGTTCGACCTGGTGGCCCGGGAGCCCGGGGCGGCCGCGGCGGCGTTCCTCGCGCACCTGCGGGCGGACCGGAGCTGGGATGTGCTGCGGCTGACGGACGTGCCGGAAGGCGGCTCGGGCTGGCACCTGGCCGGGGCCGCGAAGGCGGCGGGGCTGGCCACGGGGGCATGGGAGTCGCTCCAGTCGCCCTACGTGCCGCTGCCGTCCACGTGGGAGGCGTACCAGGCCACGCTCCAGTCCAAGTTCAAGGCGAACTGCCGCCGGCGGCGCAAGAAGCTGGAGGAGAGGGGGCGCGTCGCGTTCGAGCGGATCGACGGCGGCCTGGCGCTGGAGGGCAAGCTGGAGGAGGGCTTCGCCCTCGAGCAGAGCGGCTGGAAGGGGCAGCGCGGCACGGCGATGGCGCAGGACGCGGCCACGCGGGGCTTCTACACGGAGCTGGCGCGCGACGCGGCGTACGCGGGCAAGCTGTCGCTCTACTACCTGCGCCTGGACGGGCGGGCGGTGGCCTTCCAGTACGGCCTGGTGCATGACGGGCGCTACTTCCTGCTCAAGCCCGGGTACGACGAGAGCTTGAAGGAGTGCAGCCCGGGCCAGCTCCTGATGGACGAGGTGCTCGCCGACTGCATCTCGCGGGGGCTGCGCGAGTTCGACTTCCTGGGGCCGGACATGGTGTGGAAGCGCGACTGGACGGACAAGGTCCGGCGCCACACCTGGCTGTTCCTCTTCAATGATTCCGCGTTTGGCCGCGCGCTGTGCGCGGCGAAGTTCCGGTGGGTCCCCGCAGCAAAAGAGGTGGTGGCGCGATGGAAGAAGTGAAGATGTCCCAGAAGCTGTTCGTCCCGTCCCTGCCCACGCTCTGGCCGGGAATGCTCCTGGCGCAGAAGGACTCGAGCGCCTTCCAGCCCTTCTGCGCGCCCAACGTGCGCTACTTCTACTTCGCCCGGAACGCCGTGTGGCTCACGGTGAAGATGCTGGGGCTCGACAAGGGCGAGGTGCTCGTGCCCGCCTACCACCACGGCGTGGAGATTGAAGCGCTCGTGGACGCGGGCGCCACGCCCCGCTTCTACCGCGTGGGCTCGCGGTGGGACGTGGACCTGGAGGACGTGGCGAGGAAGATCACCCCGAAAACGAAGGCCCTGTACCTCATCCACTACGCGGGCTTCCCGGGGCCCGCCGCGGAGATGCGCAAGCTGGCGGACCAGCATGGGATTCCGCTCATCGAGGACTGCGCCCTGTCCCTGCTGTCCTCGGACGGGCCGGTGCCGCTGGGGACCACGGGCGATGTGGGCATCTTCTGCCTCTACAAGACGCTGCCGGTGCCCAACGGGGGCGCGCTGACCATCAACGGCCCCCGGCAGTACAGCCTGCCCCAGCCGCCCGCGCCGCCGCTGTTGTCCACCTTCAGCCACACCGTGTCGGCGCTGCTCCAGAACCTGGAGCTGCGCGGGGGTGGGGTGGGGCGCGGCCTGCGCAGCCTCATCCGAGGCCTGGGCCGCGGCACGGTGAAGGCCGCCAGCATCGAGCGTGTGGCCACGGGCACGCAGCACTTCAACCGGGAGCACGTGGACCTGGGCATGAGCCCGCTCACCCAGCGCATCGCCCTGTCGCAGGACCTGGAGCACATCGTCGAGACGCGGCGGCGCAACTACTTCTTCCTGCTGGGGCGGCTGCGGGACATCTCGCCGCCGCTGTTCAACCAGCTCCCTGCGGGCGTCAGCCCGCTCTTCTACCCGCTGGTGGTGGAGAACAAGGCGGAGGTGCTGGAGCGCCTGCGCGCGCGGGGCATCGACGTCATCGACTTCTGGAAGCGGTTCCACCCAGCGTGTGACGCGGCGGAGTTCCCCGAGGTGGCCCAGCTGCGCCGCTCCATCGTGGAGATTCCGTGCCACCAGGATCTCTCGCCCGAGGTGATGGCGCAGGTGGCCGGCGCGGTGCGCGAGGTGCTGATGCTGGACCGTGGCAATCGCAAGCAGACGGGCTGATTCTCCCCAGGCCCCAAGGGTGACACCGTGATTCGTGAATCCGAAGTGACGCCTGAGCCACGGCCTTCGCAGTGGCTCCAGGTGGATGCCGTGTTGGACCCGGCCGTGCTCGCGGGCATGCGCGCCGAGTGGAACGCGCTGCTCGCCTCGAGCAACGCGGGAATCTTCAACTCCTGGGAGTGGCTCTACCCGTGGTGCCGCCGCATCGCTCCGGACCGACGGCCGATGGTGCTCACCGCGAGGGATAGGCGCGGGGCGCTGGTGGGCCTCATGCCGCTGGGCTTCGAGGTCCGCCGGGTGATGGGCCGGCTGGTGGGGCGCGTGGGCTTCCTGGGGGAGACCCACGTGGGCAGCGACTACCTGGACGTGGTGGCGCGGCGGGGCGCGGAGGAAGAGGTGACGCGCGCCTTCGCCCAGACGCTCCGGCAGCTGCATGGCACCTGGGACGTGCTGGACCTGACCGACCTGCACGAGGACTCGCTCACGGTGAAGGTGCTCCGGGAGGCGTTCCCGGAGATGGACGTCCGCGTGACGGAGCGCTACCTCTGCCCCTACGAGAAGTTCGAGAAGGGGGAGAGCTTCGACACGTTCCTCAAGCGCACGGGCCGCCGGGACAACTACCTGCGGCGGCGCAAGTGGCTCGAGAAGCAGGAGGGCTATTGCATCGAGCGCACGGAGCTGCCCGGAGCGCTGGCGGGGCCCATGACGGACTTCTTCCGCCTGCACGCGGCGCGCTGGGCCGGGGACGGGGGCTCGCAGGGCATCAAGGGCAAGGGCGTGGAGGCCTTTCACCGGGATGCCACGCAGCTGCTCGCCGAGCAGGGCCAGCTGCGCCTCTACACCATGAAGGTGGGGGGCCAGGCCGTGGCGTCGGTCTACGGCATCGTCCACCGGGACACGTTCATCTACTTCCAGTCCGGGTATGACCCGGAGTGGCGCAACCGGAGCGTGGGCCTGGTGCTCGTGGGCGAGACGTTCAAGGACGCCTTCGAGTCCGGCCTCACCGAGTACGACTTCCTGCGCGGCACGGAGACCTACAAGTCCGACTGGACGTCGAAGCAGCGGCGCACCGTGGCGGTGCGCATCCACGCCCACGAGGGGGCCGGGAGCTGGTTCACCCGTCACGAGGAGCTGGCGCGCACGGTGCGCAACACCTTCAAGCGCATCCTTCCGGACGCCACGGTCGAGAAGATTCGCCGGTTGAGGCGGCGAAGGGCGGCCATCTGAGGCCCTGGGCCCCCGGTGTGTGGCTGGGAGGGGTGCTGGCGCTCGCGGTGGGCGCCCGCGCCGAGGCGCAGGCGCCGGAGCCGCTGGACTGGCCGGTGCAGGCGTTCTTCCTCCACGATGTGGCCCAGGTCCAGGAGGCGGGCGAGGTGCAGGTCCAGGCCGCCTTCCAGGCCCGGGACACGCCCGAGGGGATGCAGCTGGAGGTGCCCCTCGAAGCGGAGCTGGGGCTGGGACGCCAGCTCCAGCTCTCCGGTGCGCTTCACTGGGAGCGGGCGCGTGACATGGGGGAGCTCCAGCGGGGGTTCTCCTCCGTGGAGGTGGGGGCCACCTACGGGCTCGTCGACTCGGCCGCGCGGGGGCTCGCGCTCGCCTCGGGCCTGGAGGCCTCGTTCTCCCGGGCCGCGTTCAGCGACAACCAGTGGACCCTCGCCGCGCGGTTCCTGGCCTTCCAGCAGGTGGGCTGGCTGGGGCTGAGCGCGGACCTCGAGCCCGGTGTCGCCCACTCCCGGCATCAGCCGCTCAAGCCGCGCGCGGAGCTGGGCCTGGGCGTGGTGCTGGGCTCCGGGTGGATCTGCCCGACGGGGGAGGTTCACGCCGAGCTGGAGGCGGAGCGGACCCTGGAGTTCTCGGGCGGTGTGAAGGTCAAGCCCGGCCCAGCGGTGGAGCTGGGCGCGGGCGCCTTGATCGGCAAGCACGGCGCGGAGAACATCCTCGGCGCGCTGGCCTCGATCGTCATCAGTTACCCGCCGTAGGCCTCCACCTCGAAGATGGAGTAGCCGTACTGGGTGTTGCGCTTCGTTCCGTAGATGCGCAGGTACCGGCCGCTGCCATTGAGGCCGGTGAGGTCATCCACGCCGCCGTCGCTGGTGGACGTGGAGTAGATGGTGGTCCAGGTGCTGCCGTTGGCGGACGTCTGGACCTGGTACTCCTTGCCGTAGGCGGCCTCCCACTGGATCTTCACGCGATTGAAGGTCTTCGTCGCGCCGTAGTCCACCATCAGGTACTGGGGGTCCGAGAAGGCGCTGCTCCAGCGCGTGCTCAGGCTCCCGTCGATGGCGTTGCCCGCCACCGTGCCGGCGCCCTCGCTGGAGGAGGCCATGGCGGCTACGGGCACGTGCTTGTTGGGGTCCGTGGTGGGGGGCGTGGCCGTGGGCAGGCTCACGTACAGCTGGCCGAGCTCCGTGAGCTGCCCCGAGTTGCCCAGGAGGTTGATGTTGGGGATCTCCGCGTTGCGGCCCGAGAACCAGGAGTAGCGGAAGACCGCGGGCTCGTTCTCCAGGTAGTTCACCGCGTCCGTCATGTACTTCTTCTGGACCGCCAGCGTGATTTCGTTGTGGGGCCGGTCACCGCAGGCGAACTCGGTCAGCCAGATGGGCTTGTTGTACTTCTTGAACAGGCCGATGTACCAGCTGAGCGCGCTGACGTCGCAGGCGTACCAGTGGACGGCGATGTAATCGACCTTGCAGTTGGTGCAGGCCTTGAAGAACGCGTCCAGGTAGACGACAGGGTCCGTGAAGGTCACCCCGTCTTCGGACACGCAGTCGCCGCAGTAGTTCACCGCGGGGGCCACGAGCTTCAGGTTCTTGCGCCGGGCCACCTCTTCCAGCACGGGCCACAGGGCCGCGGCCTGCTTGGGCGTCTTGTTCGCCTGGCTCTTGAAGTTGGGCTCGTTGAAGCCCAGCAGGTACTGAGCGCCCGCGGGGATCTGCGCGGCCAGCGTGTCCACGTTGGGCGTTCCGCCCCACACCATGGGAGAGAAGGTCACTCCCACCGTGGGGGCCACGCCGGCGGCCGTCGACTCCGGCTGCGGGGCCCAGTTGTACCACCAGCTGATCCCCGTCGAGAGGGCCGTCATGTCCGCGGCGGAGTGATAGCCGTAAGCGATGCCCCGCTTGGCGCTCTTGGTGGCCTGCGGCTGCATCTGCGCGTGGGCCTGCTGCGTGTGGGCGCCCGCGACCAGGAGGGCGGCCAGAACAAGGAACTGTTTCATGTGAGAACCCCTTTCGGCCGGCAGTCTCGCCGTTCGTCATGAGTCCAGCGATAGGTGGATTCACGGGAAAAGCGGCCCTGGGGGGTTCTCACATGAACAATTCGCGTCTCAGCGGCAGGAGATGCGGGGTGCGTCCAGGTCCAGGTTTTTCACCAGGGTGTCGAAGTTGAGCGCGTTGGCCTGCGGGCAGATCTGCTGGGCCAGGGCATTGCCGCCGTACTCGATGCTGAACACGGGCTTGCCCGCGGCGATGAAGGGCAGCAGCTCCTCGCACTCGTCGTACTGGAAGCACTCCTCGTTGACCTGGAAGTCGAAGTCGTTCACGAGCTGGGCAACCTGCCCCACGTCGTTCTTCAGGCCCACGGCCAGCCCGCGCGCATGGGCTTCGGTGGCGAGGAAGCGGTTGAAGGAGAGCTGGTCGGCGGAGGTGAGCTTGAAGCCCGTGGCGTTGGCGTAGCCATCCACGTTGTCGGGGTCCACCGCGTCACAGCCCTTCTGGCGGGCCAGCTCGATGCGGGTGCGCATGATGTCGCGGACCTTGGTGTTGCGGATGTCCAGCCAGCGCTCTCCGGGCCAGCCATCCAGCGCGTTGCCCAGGGCCGCCGCGGGGAAGCTGCCGGCGTCCGAACGCCAGTTCTCATAGGAGCCCGCGCTGAAGTAGCAGATGACCTTGCGGCCCTGGGCCTTGAGCGCGTTCAGGGTCGAGACCGGCGTGTCGAACAGGTCCACGTCGTACACGGCGACGTTGAAGCTGGTATTGAGCGTGCCATTGAGCTGGATCTGCCAGCGCGTCCCGGGTGCGGGGCGCCACCAGGTGGCCGTGGCCTCCACCGCGGGCGTGACGGTGTCCACGGGCTCGCCGGAGAGGGAGGCCGCCTCGCTACCGCCGCACGCCCCGAGGAGGGGGAGGGCGGGAACGAG
This window encodes:
- a CDS encoding GNAT family N-acetyltransferase translates to MEARQLAPAPSVQEVTDRTGFMALASEWNALVEATGNEVFYRHEFIRIWIDNFAPAAQLRVLTLRDGEGRLAAVLPLMAERVPMYGIPVRQLSATANPHSCRFDLVAREPGAAAAAFLAHLRADRSWDVLRLTDVPEGGSGWHLAGAAKAAGLATGAWESLQSPYVPLPSTWEAYQATLQSKFKANCRRRRKKLEERGRVAFERIDGGLALEGKLEEGFALEQSGWKGQRGTAMAQDAATRGFYTELARDAAYAGKLSLYYLRLDGRAVAFQYGLVHDGRYFLLKPGYDESLKECSPGQLLMDEVLADCISRGLREFDFLGPDMVWKRDWTDKVRRHTWLFLFNDSAFGRALCAAKFRWVPAAKEVVARWKK
- a CDS encoding DegT/DnrJ/EryC1/StrS family aminotransferase, whose amino-acid sequence is MEEVKMSQKLFVPSLPTLWPGMLLAQKDSSAFQPFCAPNVRYFYFARNAVWLTVKMLGLDKGEVLVPAYHHGVEIEALVDAGATPRFYRVGSRWDVDLEDVARKITPKTKALYLIHYAGFPGPAAEMRKLADQHGIPLIEDCALSLLSSDGPVPLGTTGDVGIFCLYKTLPVPNGGALTINGPRQYSLPQPPAPPLLSTFSHTVSALLQNLELRGGGVGRGLRSLIRGLGRGTVKAASIERVATGTQHFNREHVDLGMSPLTQRIALSQDLEHIVETRRRNYFFLLGRLRDISPPLFNQLPAGVSPLFYPLVVENKAEVLERLRARGIDVIDFWKRFHPACDAAEFPEVAQLRRSIVEIPCHQDLSPEVMAQVAGAVREVLMLDRGNRKQTG
- a CDS encoding GNAT family N-acetyltransferase, encoding MIRESEVTPEPRPSQWLQVDAVLDPAVLAGMRAEWNALLASSNAGIFNSWEWLYPWCRRIAPDRRPMVLTARDRRGALVGLMPLGFEVRRVMGRLVGRVGFLGETHVGSDYLDVVARRGAEEEVTRAFAQTLRQLHGTWDVLDLTDLHEDSLTVKVLREAFPEMDVRVTERYLCPYEKFEKGESFDTFLKRTGRRDNYLRRRKWLEKQEGYCIERTELPGALAGPMTDFFRLHAARWAGDGGSQGIKGKGVEAFHRDATQLLAEQGQLRLYTMKVGGQAVASVYGIVHRDTFIYFQSGYDPEWRNRSVGLVLVGETFKDAFESGLTEYDFLRGTETYKSDWTSKQRRTVAVRIHAHEGAGSWFTRHEELARTVRNTFKRILPDATVEKIRRLRRRRAAI
- a CDS encoding glycosyl hydrolase translates to MKQFLVLAALLVAGAHTQQAHAQMQPQATKSAKRGIAYGYHSAADMTALSTGISWWYNWAPQPESTAAGVAPTVGVTFSPMVWGGTPNVDTLAAQIPAGAQYLLGFNEPNFKSQANKTPKQAAALWPVLEEVARRKNLKLVAPAVNYCGDCVSEDGVTFTDPVVYLDAFFKACTNCKVDYIAVHWYACDVSALSWYIGLFKKYNKPIWLTEFACGDRPHNEITLAVQKKYMTDAVNYLENEPAVFRYSWFSGRNAEIPNINLLGNSGQLTELGQLYVSLPTATPPTTDPNKHVPVAAMASSSEGAGTVAGNAIDGSLSTRWSSAFSDPQYLMVDYGATKTFNRVKIQWEAAYGKEYQVQTSANGSTWTTIYSTSTSDGGVDDLTGLNGSGRYLRIYGTKRNTQYGYSIFEVEAYGG
- a CDS encoding endo alpha-1,4 polygalactosaminidase, with product MPNWKTLLCLVPALPLLGACGGSEAASLSGEPVDTVTPAVEATATWWRPAPGTRWQIQLNGTLNTSFNVAVYDVDLFDTPVSTLNALKAQGRKVICYFSAGSYENWRSDAGSFPAAALGNALDGWPGERWLDIRNTKVRDIMRTRIELARQKGCDAVDPDNVDGYANATGFKLTSADQLSFNRFLATEAHARGLAVGLKNDVGQVAQLVNDFDFQVNEECFQYDECEELLPFIAAGKPVFSIEYGGNALAQQICPQANALNFDTLVKNLDLDAPRISCR